The Daucus carota subsp. sativus chromosome 2, DH1 v3.0, whole genome shotgun sequence genome includes a window with the following:
- the LOC108208774 gene encoding uncharacterized protein LOC108208774: protein MASDRSWISRSRYNESRYLTVEYKNGVDDFIKFACENLRGGSDGLIRCPCGNCKNKHYKDPIAVKLDLYRYGIMQWYTIWTAHGEKMPEENIGTSTRNVGDGDVDMYYDADDMLRDIGEANRYCEKMDDEPNPAAKEFYKMLHSASEPIYPSNVNYTTFEFVNELLHFKNKHNCSNNGFDELLKLIGSVLPDNHKLPQTYYAVKNMLKGLNLGYEKIDACENDCMLFYKENSEKTRCDICNESRYKEPKDLNKKKISRKVLRYFPLTPRLQRLFMAGKTAKCMRWHHDRNVVEGELSHPADGDEWKQFDRRFPKFSKEIRNVRLGLSTDGFDPFRDAHARDYTVWPVVVVVYNLPPSMCTKAPYMFMPLLIPGPKDPTKDLHVYLRPLIDELKDLWQNGVETYDRFSRSNFLMRAALMWTISDFPALAMLSGWSTKGKLSCPVCMGEVKAKQLKYGGKVTFYGTSRYFLEPDDPLRRSTRFGSVETRSCTCRHSGIIAKTMCEQIQFPPPGKSSKRKAKDYGVTHNWTHYSPFFELPYWETLSLRHNIDIMHTEKNVFDNIFYTILDDKQKSKDNLKSRYDCQELRVHRELWIQEDGAKPHAPYVRLVIWL from the coding sequence ATGGCTTCCGATCGTAGTTGGATTAGTCGTAGTCGATATAATGAGTCAAGATATTTAACGGTTGAATACAAAAATGGTGttgatgattttattaaatttgcttGTGAAAATCTTCGCGGAGGAAGTGATGGGCTTATTAGGTGTCCGTGTggaaattgtaaaaataagcaTTACAAGGATCCTATTGCCGTTAAACTTGATTTGTATCGGTATGGTATAATGCAATGGTATACCATATGGACGGCACATGGGGAGAAAATGCCGGAAGAAAATATCGGGACGAGTACTAGAAATGTTGGTGATGGGGATGTTGATATGTATTATGACGCCGATGATATGTTAAGGGATATTGGGGAGGCAAATAGGTATTGCGAGAAAATGGATGATGAACCGAATCCAGCGgcaaaagaattttataagatGCTGCACAGTGCTTCGGAACCAATTTATCCAAGCAATGTCAACTATACAACCTTTGAGTTCGTGAATGAGTTACTTCATTTCAAGAACAAGCATAATTGTAGTAACAATGGCTTTGATGAGTTGCTTAAGCTCATTGGATCAGTCTTGCCTGACAATCATAAACTGCCCCAAACCTACTATGCTGTGAAAAATATGCTTAAAGGATTGAATTTGGGATATGAAAAGATTGATGCTtgtgagaatgattgtatgttattttaCAAGGAAAATAGCGAGAAGACGCGTTGTGATATATGCAATGAAAGCCGATACAAAGAACCAAAAGatcttaacaaaaaaaagatcTCACGGAAGGTCTTGCGTTATTTTCCTCTCACCCCGAGACTACAACGTTTGTTCATGGCTGGAAAGACTGCAAAATGTATGAGATGGCATCATGATAGAAACGTGGTTGAAGGTGAATTAAGTCACCCGGCGGATGGAGATGAGTGGAAACAATTTGATCGTCGgtttccaaaattttcaaaagagaTTCGAAATGTGAGACTCGGCCTTTCCACTGATGGATTTGATCCCTTTCGTGATGCACATGCGAGAGATTACACCGTATGGCCTGTGGTGGTTGTTGTTTACAACCTTCCCCCATCTATGTGCACGAAGGCTCCGTACATGTTTATGCCTCTTCTTATTCCCGGGCCTAAGGATCCGACAAAAGATTTGCATGTTTATCTTAGACCATTGATTGATGAATTGAAAGATTTATGGCAGAATGGGGTGGAAACCTATGATAGGTTCTCACGTTCCAACTTTTTGATGAGGGCAGCATTGATGTGGACAATTAGCGACTTTCCAGCACTTGCCATGCTTAGCGGGTGGTCAACTAAGGGGAAGTTGTCATGTCCAGTTTGCATGGGAGAGGTAAAGGCCAAACAACTTAAGTATGGTGGCAAAGTTACCTTTTATGGCACTTCTAGATATTTTTTGGAACCGGATGATCCATTAAGAAGAAGTACGAGGTTTGGAAGTGTTGAGACACGATCATGCACATGTCGTCATTCAGGAATAATTGCGAAGACCATGTGCGAGCAAATACAATTTCCCCCTCCAGGAAAGTCATCCAAGAGAAAAGCGAAGGACTATGGCGTGACACATAATTGGACTCACTATTCTCCATTTTTTGAGCTCCCGTATTGGGAGACCCTTAGTCTACGTCATAACATTGATATCATGCACACGGAGAAAAATGTTTTTGACAACATATTCTACACGATTCTTGATGATAAGCAGAAGTCAAAAGATAACTTAAAATCGAGATATGATTGTCAAGAATTACGTGTACATCGTGAGTTGTGGATTCAAGAAGATGGTGCCAAACCACACGCACCTTATGTGAGGTTGGTAATTTggctttaa
- the LOC108207220 gene encoding long chain acyl-CoA synthetase 9, chloroplastic-like — protein sequence MLSGGAPLSGNTQRFTNICLGVPVVQGYGLTETCAAATFSEHDDTSIGRVGPPLSCAIIKLIDWPEGGYLANDSPIPRGEIVVGGPHVSVGYFKNDEKTKEVYKVLT from the exons ATGCTGTCTGGAGGTGCTCCTCTTTCTGGAAATACTCAAAGATTTACCAACATCTGCCTCGG TGTCCCGGTAGTTCAAGGGTATGGGCTCACCGAGACTTGTGCTGCTGCAACTTTCTCCGAGCATGATGATACATCCATTGGCCGTGTTGGACCTCCACTTTCTTGCGCCATCATCAAG TTGATAGATTGGCCTGAAGGCGGCTATTTGGCGAATGATTCTCCAATTCCTCGGGGAGAAATAGTGGTTGGGGGACCTCATGTTAGTGTTGGTTATTTTAAAAACGATGAGAAAACAAAGGAAGTATACAAGGTACTTACATGA